From a region of the Thermodesulfovibrio thiophilus DSM 17215 genome:
- a CDS encoding 2-hydroxyacid dehydrogenase produces the protein MQKVNLLVSFKTDLNQKKLINDGLMDLCDISYLDEALDRKRAIEYSDIILAWNPLREFNNEEYSLMKRIKFMQLLSAGGDHLPAELLNMDFNIAGNVGAYSLPMAEHVMAMVLALAKDLKDAHNKLKQGIFDQYKLNKSLRGSICAIIGFGGIGKATANLMRAFGCKIFALNTSGKTDENVDFIGTIKDLEYVLKNADVIVISLPLTKSTKGLIGERELLWMKPDAILVNVARGEIIEERVFYEFLKTHPDFKAGIDAWWVEPFRHGKFEMHYPFLDLPNIIGSPHNSAMVPEAITIAIKHAIDNVKRYVSREKIKGIFRKEEYL, from the coding sequence ATGCAAAAAGTGAATCTTCTTGTAAGCTTTAAGACAGACTTAAACCAGAAAAAATTAATTAATGATGGATTAATGGATTTATGCGACATCTCATATTTAGATGAGGCTCTTGATAGAAAAAGAGCTATAGAATATTCTGATATCATACTGGCATGGAACCCTCTCAGGGAATTTAACAATGAGGAGTATTCCCTTATGAAGAGAATTAAATTCATGCAGTTGCTCTCTGCGGGCGGCGATCATCTTCCTGCTGAACTTTTAAATATGGATTTTAATATAGCAGGCAATGTGGGTGCATATTCACTTCCTATGGCTGAACATGTAATGGCTATGGTTTTAGCATTAGCAAAGGACCTTAAAGATGCACACAATAAACTCAAGCAGGGTATTTTTGACCAGTATAAGCTAAACAAGTCATTGAGAGGTTCTATCTGTGCAATTATTGGATTTGGAGGAATAGGCAAAGCAACTGCTAATCTTATGCGAGCATTTGGCTGTAAAATCTTTGCATTAAATACCAGTGGTAAAACTGATGAAAATGTGGATTTTATTGGCACAATTAAAGACCTTGAGTATGTACTTAAAAATGCTGATGTTATAGTTATATCACTTCCACTTACAAAATCAACAAAAGGATTGATTGGTGAAAGAGAACTATTATGGATGAAGCCAGATGCAATTCTTGTCAATGTAGCAAGAGGAGAGATAATAGAAGAAAGAGTGTTTTATGAATTTTTGAAAACGCATCCTGATTTTAAAGCAGGTATTGATGCTTGGTGGGTGGAACCTTTCAGGCATGGGAAATTTGAGATGCATTATCCTTTTCTTGACCTTCCAAATATTATAGGTAGTCCTCATAATTCTGCAATGGTTCCGGAGGCTATTACAATTGCAATAAAACATGCCATAGATAATGTAAAAAGGTATGTGAGTAGAGAAAAAATAAAAGGTATTTTCAGGAAGGAAGAGTATTTATAA